The Dermacentor variabilis isolate Ectoservices chromosome 4, ASM5094787v1, whole genome shotgun sequence genome contains the following window.
taaccccgcagcagctagcagcagcgcaacactcgcgccatctctcgcactgcgcttgtaccactccgtcCATCGCGGGCGCCAGGCcgcgcggcgaagccgcactgcaggagctatgcgggaaaacaagatatcaggggacgcgtgagagtcgcgcatccccacaattgtaataccttgtagcaaagatgaaTTAGCGCTAGTAACTCGCTTAATCTTGTGGAACGTCacaaaacattcagcttcgaccattcgtgtGCTATTGGCGTAGTCTGTCATTTATTGCGCgtatatggtgcgcatatattcaagtgtgcgtcCATTCATTTATcgacacgttggcgatagagtgggctgaagtttccgtgccagttggggtagCTGTGTGCAAGTATTGTGCGTGAAATTTATTATGACAGGACGTGGCGCCATTCCTTTTGTTATTGTTTAACgggcggtactcactcttgccgacgttccaggactgaagcactttctttgaaggttagcaaTACAACGCTGGGGGACGACCCAATTTCCACATCCTCGTGGAAAGCCGTACACCTggaagtgccggtaacacgtacgTACCTTTGCAGCAGCGGTCCGCTAACTTGGCCATGCAGATACACTCCATTCCGTAATATGCCAGCTAATATTTTTGCAGCCAGCTACTGCATAcctcttcaatccacatgattccaTCCAGTACGATTGGCGAACAGTGCATTAGAGAAAAATCAGCTGAATTTCCGACAGCTGGttggacagaagcaaggtggaaggggtaatggtTTCGtgttcgtgcgctgtcgctgaggctgCGTcaggcgcgccgccgaaagcgccatctcgtttctctagaacaaactgctccgcaaAAATGATCAATACCCGTGTAGATAGGGAACGCAAGACCGCAATGACATTCGGTATGAATGTCACTTATGGTGAATGACATTACACGTGTCTCGTGACAGAATTCTAACGTATGGAAATTCGTCTTAAACGAGGTTACTTTTTGAGCCATTGAGTGCGTCAAACATTGCGACGCTAGGAGAGATCAAAGTTTTTCCGCAACTTCTGGTACACTTGTAGGCGCTTCTAATGTGAATGGGCAGATGACGCGTTCACGGTTTAGTGTTATAGTCAAACATCGTTTCTTGTAATACTAGAAGGTGTGGGAACAGAGTAAGAAAGGAAGAACGATGAAAAATATGCCACACGTTGTAGTTGTGCGCAAACCGGTGTAGCATGCGCAGTGGACTGAAATGAACGTTCTCGGTCTGTAGAGCTGTGAATGTTTTCGAGGCGCTGTGTGGTATAGCTAGTCCCCGAAGGTGCACAaataataaacgaaaaaaaaattatgtaacgCTGGTCGGCGCAGTAGGTTATGCGTATTTTCTTAGACTGCTCAGAAGCCTTCGGAGTAATTAACGTGTCCGCGTTCGAACAACATATTTCTCCCTGCCGCAGCCCTGGCCGAGCAGGCGGACGGTTTCGCATGCTGTCCCGACGCGGCCCTGGACTGGAGCAAACGCCGGTGGCGCATCCTCGAGGAGATCCTCAGCTACCAGCCAGACGTGGTGTGCCTGCAGGAGGTGGACCACTACAAGTTCCTCAGCGCCAGCCTGGGCAGCGTCGGCTTCGACGGCACTTTCTACCCGAAGCCGGACTCGCCGTGCTGCTACGTGCGCGGCAACAACGGTCCCGACGGCTGCGCCATCTTCTACGACCGCGCCAAGTTCGAGCTGCTGCGGTGCGAGAAGCGCGTCCTCGAGGTGTTCACCTGCCAGTCGAACCAGGTGACGCTGCTGTGCATCTTCCGGCGCAAGCTGGACGACGCCGAGCTCTGCCTGGTCACCACGCACCTCAAAGCGCGCCAGGGCGGCCTCCTGTCCAGCCTGCGCAACGAGCAGGGCAAGGACCTGCTCGACTTCGTGCGCGCCCACCGCGGCCGCAGGCCCGTCATCATCGCCGGCGACTTCAACGCCGAGCCGAGCGAGCCCGTCTACCGGACGCTGATGGCGCAGCGCGACCTGCCGCTCGAGAGCAGCTACGCCGTCCGGCCTGGCAGCGGAGGCGTCCGCGAGGAGGAGCCGCCGTACACCACGTGGAAGATCAGGCGCGAGGGGGAGGTGTGTCACACCATCGACTACATCTTCTACACTAGGCCCGACTTTGAGCTCGAGGCCCGACTGGACTTCCCCACCGAGGACCAGATCGGACCGGGCCGGGTGCCCTCGCTCGCGTACGCGTCCGACCACTTCTCTCTCGTGGCCGACCTGGCGCTGCCGTTCCGAATCTCCGACCAGCAGGTCAACGAACTCCTGAACGAAGAAGGCTCCCATCGCGGCACTGCTTCCTAACGATACGACAGGCGCCAATCGGCGCGCGCCACCTTTATATCTCTGTGTAAATAGCTCCCTTTGTCGCAGCTTGTTGTATGCGCTTGGCATGTAATGAAATTTTTTCGCTCGAAATTGGTATGATAGTAAAAATGTTGAAACAGCGAATTTTCGTTGTGCTTGTGTTTTCTGACTTTGCTGCAAAAATATCAGTGTAGGCAAAA
Protein-coding sequences here:
- the cu gene encoding NADP/NADPH phosphatase nocturnin isoform X4 gives rise to the protein MGSFTSAPKIANEDQADCDLEMEQQRSVTREELLARCREELRSLPPQLKRNFTGRYQEQPGPETVRVLQWNLLSQALAEQADGFACCPDAALDWSKRRWRILEEILSYQPDVVCLQEVDHYKFLSASLGSVGFDGTFYPKPDSPCCYVRGNNGPDGCAIFYDRAKFELLRCEKRVLEVFTCQSNQVTLLCIFRRKLDDAELCLVTTHLKARQGGLLSSLRNEQGKDLLDFVRAHRGRRPVIIAGDFNAEPSEPVYRTLMAQRDLPLESSYAVRPGSGGVREEEPPYTTWKIRREGEVCHTIDYIFYTRPDFELEARLDFPTEDQIGPGRVPSLAYASDHFSLVADLALPFRISDQQVNELLNEEGSHRGTAS
- the cu gene encoding NADP/NADPH phosphatase nocturnin isoform X1; its protein translation is MGTRSRIVGSRRLAQSLADLLRRSRPVSFTPSASEQLWSKPSQDLAPSLQRGAASSEDEAASSAALWELYRAPLQRGERRMGSFTSAPKIANEDQADCDLEMEQQRSVTREELLARCREELRSLPPQLKRNFTGRYQEQPGPETVRVLQWNLLSQALAEQADGFACCPDAALDWSKRRWRILEEILSYQPDVVCLQEVDHYKFLSASLGSVGFDGTFYPKPDSPCCYVRGNNGPDGCAIFYDRAKFELLRCEKRVLEVFTCQSNQVTLLCIFRRKLDDAELCLVTTHLKARQGGLLSSLRNEQGKDLLDFVRAHRGRRPVIIAGDFNAEPSEPVYRTLMAQRDLPLESSYAVRPGSGGVREEEPPYTTWKIRREGEVCHTIDYIFYTRPDFELEARLDFPTEDQIGPGRVPSLAYASDHFSLVADLALPFRISDQQVNELLNEEGSHRGTAS
- the cu gene encoding NADP/NADPH phosphatase nocturnin isoform X3 → MEVQAQVQRFLCGRTRMGSFTSAPKIANEDQADCDLEMEQQRSVTREELLARCREELRSLPPQLKRNFTGRYQEQPGPETVRVLQWNLLSQALAEQADGFACCPDAALDWSKRRWRILEEILSYQPDVVCLQEVDHYKFLSASLGSVGFDGTFYPKPDSPCCYVRGNNGPDGCAIFYDRAKFELLRCEKRVLEVFTCQSNQVTLLCIFRRKLDDAELCLVTTHLKARQGGLLSSLRNEQGKDLLDFVRAHRGRRPVIIAGDFNAEPSEPVYRTLMAQRDLPLESSYAVRPGSGGVREEEPPYTTWKIRREGEVCHTIDYIFYTRPDFELEARLDFPTEDQIGPGRVPSLAYASDHFSLVADLALPFRISDQQVNELLNEEGSHRGTAS
- the cu gene encoding NADP/NADPH phosphatase nocturnin isoform X2, whose translation is MGTMRQPLHLGAALRMAPRMGSFTSAPKIANEDQADCDLEMEQQRSVTREELLARCREELRSLPPQLKRNFTGRYQEQPGPETVRVLQWNLLSQALAEQADGFACCPDAALDWSKRRWRILEEILSYQPDVVCLQEVDHYKFLSASLGSVGFDGTFYPKPDSPCCYVRGNNGPDGCAIFYDRAKFELLRCEKRVLEVFTCQSNQVTLLCIFRRKLDDAELCLVTTHLKARQGGLLSSLRNEQGKDLLDFVRAHRGRRPVIIAGDFNAEPSEPVYRTLMAQRDLPLESSYAVRPGSGGVREEEPPYTTWKIRREGEVCHTIDYIFYTRPDFELEARLDFPTEDQIGPGRVPSLAYASDHFSLVADLALPFRISDQQVNELLNEEGSHRGTAS